One genomic window of Biomphalaria glabrata chromosome 9, xgBioGlab47.1, whole genome shotgun sequence includes the following:
- the LOC106071209 gene encoding zinc finger protein 345-like, producing MQEYLLILSSKEEEDIKVSLMADIEHESSLDLDNVIKHEKIESLNEICLITQSCKLQDMKLSHVKIEKTEVDEVTSSIQPFENYCHGQTYNVIPGHQANDVLKQEIKMSCSTESDEPLSLASRLLAMSKKADRNFYPVPIILPNLKLTGHIPLPELPLSEIKNMRQEEEMTSTNVMHDHMEPSLSNEIVSDKIKKSTCTDNHQINKLFTCHICQKGFSSSKILQNPELIHAGEKTFKCQICLERLSHYRHWKQHQPVHTGEKPFKCPICKKGFSQSSDLKLHQLTHSGEKPFKCQICQKGFASTKGLKFHQLTHTGEQPFKCPICQKGFASTKGLKFHQQAHTGEQPFKCPICQKGFASTKGLKFHQQAHTGEQPFKCPICQKGFPLSINLKNHQLTHTGEKPFKCKICEKGFSMSRFLKRHHRVHTGEKPFKCPICQKGFSQSQSLKLHQMTHTGEKPFKCQICEKGFSMCRFLKRHHRVHTGEKPFKCPICQKGFSQSQSLKLHQLTHTGEKPFKCPICQKGFYSSSYLKRHQLSHADEKPFKCQICQKGFSRSSYLKEHQLIHTGEQPFKCDTCGKGLSNSYSLKKHQLVHTGEKPFKCPICQKAFCQFSKLKHHQLVHTGEKPFKCPICQKGFSISGHLKRHQQTHTGEKPFKCPICLKGFSRSSYLKQHQLSHTGEKPFKCDTCGKGLSNSSSLKKHHLVHTGDKPFKFSNM from the exons ATGCAAGAGTATTTGTTAATACTTTCatcaaaagaagaagaagacatcaAAGTGTCTCTGATGGCTGATATAGAGCATGAGTCCAGTCTTGACCTGGACAATGTAATAAAACATGAGAAGATAGAAAGTCTTAATGAAATATGTTTGATAACACAGTCATGTAAACTACAAGACATGAAATTGTCACATGTAAAAATTGAAAAGACTGAAGTAGATGAAGTAACTTCTTCCATACAACCATTTGAAAACTACTGCCATGGTCAAACTTATAATGTAATCCCTGGACATCAG GCAAATGATGTTCTAAAGCAGGAGATAAAAATGTCTTGTTCTACTGAAAGTGATGAACCATTGTCCTTAGCATCAAGACTACTGGCTATGTCAAAGAAGGCAGACAGAAACTTTTATCCAGTGCCCATCATTTTGCCAAACTTAAAACTGACTGGACACATACCTCTCCCAGAACTGCCATTGAGCGAG aTAAAAAACATGAGGCAAGAAGAAGAAATGACTTCAACAAATGTAATGCATGATCATATGGAACCAAGCCTATCCAATGAAATTGTTTCAGATAAAATCAAGAAATCTACTTGCACTGATAATcatcaaataaataaacttttcacTTGCCATATTTGTCAAAAAGGATTTTCTAgctctaaaatattacaaaatccTGAGTTGATTCATGCtggtgaaaaaacatttaaatgtcaaatatgtctagAAAGATTATCTCATTATCGTCATTGGAAACAACACCAACCTGTTCATACTGgggaaaaaccatttaaatgtccaatatgCAAGAAAGGATTTTCTCAGTCTAGTGATTTGAAACTCCACCAACTGACTCACagtggtgaaaaaccatttaaatgtcaaatatgtcagaaaggatttgcTAGCACTAAAGGTTTGAAATTCCACCAACTGACTCATACTGGTGAacaaccatttaaatgtcccatatgtcagaaaggatttgcTAGCACTAAAGGTTTGAAATTCCACCAACAGGCTCATACTGGTGAacaaccatttaaatgtcccatatgtcagaaaggatttgcTAGCACTAAAGGTTTGAAATTCCACCAACAGGCTCATACTGGTGAacaaccatttaaatgtcccatatgtcagaaaggatttccTCTGTCTATAAATTTAAAGAACCACCAACTGACTCATACTGgggaaaaaccatttaaatgtaaaatatgtgaGAAAGGATTTTCTATGTCTAGATTTTTGAAACGACACCACAgagttcatactggtgaaaaaccatttaaatgtccaatatgtcagaaaggattttctcAGTCTCAAAGTTTGAAACTCCACCAAAtgactcatactggtgaaaagccatttaaatgtcaaatatgtgaGAAAGGATTTTCTATGTGTAGATTTTTGAAACGACACCACAgagttcatactggtgaaaaaccatttaaatgtccaatatgtcagaaaggattttctcAGTCTCAAAGTTTGAAACTCCACCAACtgactcatactggtgaaaagccatttaaatgtccaatatgtcagaaaggattttatAGTTCTAGTTATTTGAAAAGACACCAACTGAGTCATGCTgatgaaaaaccatttaaatgtcaaatatgtcagaaaggattttctaggtctagttatTTGAAAGAACACCAACTGATTCATACTGGTGAACAACCATTTAAATGTGACACATGTGGAAAAGGATTATCTAATTCttattctttgaaaaaacaCCAACTAGTTCATACTGgcgaaaaaccatttaaatgtccaatatgtcagaaagcATTTTGTCAGTTTAGTAAGTTGAAGCACCACCAACTAGTTCATACTGgcgaaaaaccatttaaatgtccaatatgtcagaaaggattttctaTTTCTGGTCATTTGAAAAGACACCAACAGACTCATACTGgggaaaagccatttaaatgtccaatatgtCTGAAAGGattttctaggtctagttatttgaaacaacaccaactgagtcatactggtgaaaaaccatttaaatgtgacACATGTGGAAAAGGATTATCtaattcttcttctttgaaaaaacaccATCTAGTTCATACTGGCGATAAACCATTTAAATTTTCCAATATGTGA